One segment of Carassius auratus strain Wakin unplaced genomic scaffold, ASM336829v1 scaf_tig00027261, whole genome shotgun sequence DNA contains the following:
- the LOC113079173 gene encoding tripartite motif-containing protein 16-like protein, producing the protein SSSDSHQLTLDPNTVNKNLVLSKENRVIEYTRQEQLYPDHPDRFDGFPQVLCRESVCGRCYWEVEWSGSVYITVSYKRISRKGRGKECEFGCNDQSWSLYCSDSSWSFWHNNGWTKVPEVSSSSRIGVYVDHSAGTLSFYSISDTMTLIHRVHTTFTQPLYAGFWANKYLKGLMFSFQKQHSMI; encoded by the coding sequence TCTTCATCAGATTCCCATCAGCTCACTTTGGATCcaaatacagtgaataaaaacCTAGTACTGTCTAAAGAGAACAGAGTGATTGAATACACTCGTCAAGAACAgctgtatcctgatcatccagacagatttgacgGTTTtcctcaggtgttgtgtagagagagtgtgtgtggacgctgttactgggaggttgAGTGGAGTGGTTCGGTTTATATAACAGTGTCATATAAGAGAATCAGCAGGAAGGGACGGGGAAAGGAGTGTGAGTTTGGTtgtaatgatcagtcctggagtttgtacTGCTCTGACTCCAGCTGGTCATTCTGGCACAACAACGGATGGACTAAAGTCCCTGAAGTGTCCAGCTCCTCTagaataggagtgtatgtggatcacagTGCAGGAACCCTGTCCTTCTACAGCATCTCTGACACAATGACCCTCATCCACAGAGTCCacaccacattcactcagcctctCTATGCTGGGTTTTGGGCTAACAAATATTTGAAAGGActaatgttttcttttcaaaaGCAACACTCTATGATTTAA